The DNA region TTCTGTGCTAAGGTCAAGGCCGATTTTGTTCCTGTACTTGATGGCGTCACAAACGGATCTTTCCAGGTCGGTTATTTGAATAGTGTAGCTCCCGATTTCTGTTTTGCAGATGCCAAAATCGAATAGTTTGTCTGTCCAGTAGTACAGTTCAAATGCGGGAAATTCCGGCAGGACAATTTTTCGTTTCCGTGGAATGGCGACGCAATATTCTGAAGGAATTTGAGTTGTCAAGTTATAATGGAACCACGCGGAATACATGCATAGTGTTCCTCCGGGAATCACTTTTTCGATATCGATCATTGTGTTTGCCAGTGATTCTACCGGGGCGAATACGCCTGCGCGCATGCGAATCATCTCTCCGGTCTTGACTTTTTGCAAAGTTTGGCGGTATTGGTATGTTCCCATGGAATCGCGGAGGAGGTATCCTTCGGTATTGCCGAATTTTTTGCCATCATATTCAATCATGACTATAATATACAAAAATCTACGGCATATTTATAAATGTGCCGTAGAAATTTGTATAACTTTTGAGAAAATCGAAGAATTGTTGGGCCTTTTGACAGATTCCTTTTCCAATCTTGAAGGTTTTTTTGAGTTTTTAACGAATTTGCAGAAACTGGTGTTTTGAAATTTGACGATTTTGTGTATATTTTGAGAATAAAATTTAACGATTCTGTGGTTGGCTATGATCTTTAAGCGCAAAATTTATAATAAGCTGGTCGAATGGAAACGAAATTCCGGTGGGAGAACCGCCCTTCTGGTTGAAGGGGCTCGTCGTATTGGAAAGTCTACCATCGTAGAAGAATTTGCAAAAAACGAGTATGCGGTTCACTTGATTATCGACTTCACTGTTGCGTCTAAGGCGGTGATTTCTCTATTTGACGATTTGTCGGATTTGAACAGAATCTTTTTGCAGCTTCAGCTTATTTATGGGGTTTCGTTTGAAGCTCGGAATACGCTTATTGTTTTTGACGAAGTTCAGTTTTGCCCAAGGGCTAGGCAGGCCATTAAGCACCTGGTAAAGGATGGTCGCTACGATTATATCGAAACGGGGTCTCTTATTTCTATAAAGAAAAATGTAAAGGACATCCTGATTCCAAGTGAAGAAGAACGGATAGAGATGTTCCCGATGGATTATGAGGAATTCTTGTGGGCCATCGGCAAGAAGGGGACGGTTCCCTTGTTGAGAAAAGTTTTTGATAATCGGGAGCCTGTGGGTATCGCTCACCGCAAGTTGATGCGTGATTTTAGATTATACATGCTTGTTGGAGGAATGCCTATGGCGGTAGAATCTTATCTTGAAACGAATGACTTGAAAAAGGTGGATTATGTCAAGCGTGGAATTTTAAAGCTTTACCAAGATGACTTTTTCAAGCTTGACGAGACCGGACGAATAACGGATCTTTTTAAGAATATCCCTGCGCAGTTGAACAAGAATGCAAGACGTTATCAGGTTTCTAGCGTGTTGCACAATGAACGGGCTGATAGCATTGCTCCGCTTCTTTCGATGTTGGTGGAATCCAAAACGGTACTAATTGCGTATCATGCCAATGACCCTAATGTTGGGCTTGCTAACAACAAGGATCCAAATCTGTTTAAGTTGTTTGTTGCCGACATAGGATTGTTTACAACGCTGGTCTTTTTAGATAAAGATTTTACTGAAAATACGATTTATGAAAAATTGCTAAGCGACAAGTCGAATGTGAATTTGGGCTACCTTTATGAAAATGTAATTGCCCAGACATTGGCGGCTAATGGTAATCAACTTTATTACCATACATTCTTGAATCCGTCTAGTGGTCATAATTACGAAGTTGATTTTTTGTTGTCCCGCGGGAATAAGATTTGCCCTATTGAGGTTAAATCTTCGAGTCATAAAGCACACGCTTCGCTTGATGCTTTTTGTGAAAAATATTCAAACCGCGTAGGGAATCGCTATTTGATTTATACAAAGGATTATCAAAAAGATGGGGCGACCCAATTGCTCCCTGCGTATTTTGCACAGTTCCTGTGACGAGTTCTGTCTACGAACTTTATTGTTAGCTCATGTTTTTGCCGCAGCACTTCTTGAACTTTAGGCCGCTGCCGCAGGGGCATGGGTCGTTGCGACCGACTTTTGGAACATCGCTTTGGGTGGGAATGTTGAATGGGGCTGCGCTTGACTTTTTTGGCATGGTGAGAGGCGTGTATCCCAGGTTGACCCACATTCTGCAATTGTTGTTGAAATCTTGCAGGGGCCTAAGTACTTTTTCAACTTCGTTGATGTCCTTGAATTCAATGCTGAATTCCGTCCGCAGGAATTCAATTTCTCTGAAGGGATTTTTACCGCGGATGCATGCC from Fibrobacter sp. includes:
- a CDS encoding AAA family ATPase codes for the protein MIFKRKIYNKLVEWKRNSGGRTALLVEGARRIGKSTIVEEFAKNEYAVHLIIDFTVASKAVISLFDDLSDLNRIFLQLQLIYGVSFEARNTLIVFDEVQFCPRARQAIKHLVKDGRYDYIETGSLISIKKNVKDILIPSEEERIEMFPMDYEEFLWAIGKKGTVPLLRKVFDNREPVGIAHRKLMRDFRLYMLVGGMPMAVESYLETNDLKKVDYVKRGILKLYQDDFFKLDETGRITDLFKNIPAQLNKNARRYQVSSVLHNERADSIAPLLSMLVESKTVLIAYHANDPNVGLANNKDPNLFKLFVADIGLFTTLVFLDKDFTENTIYEKLLSDKSNVNLGYLYENVIAQTLAANGNQLYYHTFLNPSSGHNYEVDFLLSRGNKICPIEVKSSSHKAHASLDAFCEKYSNRVGNRYLIYTKDYQKDGATQLLPAYFAQFL